A stretch of Exiguobacterium sp. BMC-KP DNA encodes these proteins:
- a CDS encoding phospho-sugar mutase, giving the protein MSWKETYQKWDQFADLDRTLKEELVTLATDDKAAEEAFYKELEFGTGGMRGEIGVGTNRMNVYTVRKASQGFAAFIKASGEEAAGKGIVIAHDSRHFSPEFALEAARTLASNGIKAYLFDGLRPTPELSFAVRSLKAAGGIVITASHNPPEYNGYKVYGDDGGQLPPKEADELVSYVSQIEDELSIELESEEVLRANGLIVRVGEELDEAYQEKLQTIRVLPSIQSELADPLKIVFTPLHGTGLVPVTEGLKRYGFEHVTVVQEQAEPDGAFPTVTSPNPEEHAAFKLAIEYGDRVDADILIATDPDADRVGVATRDADGEWTVLTGNQTGALLLDYILSQKAAQGTLPANGFVAKTIVTSELGALIARHYDLHVENTLTGFKFIGEKIKQYNASGQYEYLFGYEESYGYLIGDFCRDKDAVQACLLAAEMAAYHKNEGRTLYEALQAIYEQFGYFEESLRSLTLKGKDGVAQIGRIMDTFRENPPKQVAGEQVVLFEDYDASIAHDLKTHQPSPINLPKSNVLKFTLSDGSWFCLRPSGTEPKIKFYFSVTSPDAAETTRKRQQIEDEVMQEVEQIQ; this is encoded by the coding sequence ATGTCATGGAAAGAAACCTATCAAAAATGGGATCAGTTCGCTGATTTAGATCGCACATTAAAAGAAGAACTCGTCACGCTAGCGACGGATGATAAAGCAGCCGAAGAAGCATTCTACAAAGAACTCGAATTCGGGACAGGTGGTATGCGCGGAGAAATCGGCGTCGGGACGAACCGGATGAACGTGTACACAGTACGTAAAGCATCACAAGGGTTTGCAGCCTTTATTAAGGCATCGGGAGAAGAAGCAGCGGGGAAGGGAATCGTCATCGCGCATGATTCACGCCACTTCTCACCGGAGTTTGCGCTTGAAGCAGCACGAACGCTTGCAAGCAATGGGATTAAAGCGTATCTGTTTGACGGTCTACGTCCGACACCAGAACTTTCGTTTGCAGTTCGTTCTTTAAAAGCAGCGGGAGGGATTGTCATCACGGCGAGTCACAACCCACCAGAGTACAATGGCTACAAGGTCTACGGCGATGACGGTGGACAACTCCCACCAAAAGAAGCGGATGAGCTCGTTTCGTACGTCAGTCAGATCGAAGATGAGTTATCGATTGAACTGGAGTCGGAAGAAGTCCTTCGTGCGAACGGACTAATCGTCCGCGTTGGAGAAGAACTCGACGAAGCGTACCAAGAAAAATTACAAACGATTCGTGTCTTACCTTCGATTCAATCGGAATTAGCAGATCCATTAAAAATCGTCTTCACACCACTTCACGGAACGGGTCTTGTTCCGGTAACGGAAGGCTTGAAACGTTACGGATTCGAACATGTGACAGTCGTTCAGGAGCAAGCGGAGCCGGACGGTGCGTTCCCGACCGTGACGTCACCGAACCCGGAAGAACATGCTGCCTTTAAACTCGCCATCGAATATGGTGACCGGGTAGATGCTGATATCTTGATTGCGACGGATCCAGATGCTGACCGTGTCGGCGTTGCGACACGTGATGCAGATGGCGAATGGACAGTCCTGACAGGGAATCAAACAGGCGCGCTATTACTCGACTACATCCTTTCACAAAAAGCGGCGCAAGGAACTCTGCCAGCGAACGGGTTCGTCGCGAAAACGATCGTCACTTCGGAACTAGGTGCGTTGATTGCACGTCACTATGATCTTCACGTTGAGAATACATTGACAGGCTTTAAGTTCATCGGTGAAAAAATCAAACAATACAATGCATCCGGTCAATACGAGTATCTCTTCGGATATGAAGAGAGCTATGGTTATCTCATCGGTGACTTCTGTCGTGACAAGGATGCGGTCCAAGCATGCTTGCTTGCTGCTGAGATGGCTGCGTATCACAAGAACGAAGGACGGACGCTCTATGAGGCATTACAAGCGATTTACGAGCAGTTCGGTTACTTCGAAGAGTCACTCCGGTCTTTGACGCTAAAAGGGAAGGACGGTGTGGCGCAAATCGGTCGTATCATGGATACGTTCCGTGAGAATCCACCTAAACAAGTGGCTGGAGAACAAGTTGTCTTATTCGAAGATTACGATGCGAGCATCGCGCATGATTTAAAGACACATCAACCGTCACCAATTAACCTACCAAAATCAAACGTTCTGAAGTTCACGCTCAGCGATGGATCATGGTTCTGCCTTCGTCCATCAGGTACAGAACCGAAGATCAAGTTCTACTTCAGTGTCACATCACCAGATGCTGCCGAGACAACACGAAAACGTCAGCAAATCGAAGATGAAGTCATGCAAGAAGTCGAACAAATTCAATAA
- a CDS encoding YlbF family regulator translates to MAETNLYDHAYTLERALRETSEYTTLKDLYTQVNADPESNELFASFRNIQLELQQKQMQGEEITPDDMASAQTKMLEVQNNPLISQLMQEEQRMHTMLTEVTQIIMKPLEELYAPMMEQQDDVQ, encoded by the coding sequence ATGGCAGAAACAAACTTATACGATCACGCGTACACACTGGAGCGCGCTTTACGCGAAACTTCTGAGTATACGACATTAAAAGATTTGTATACACAAGTCAACGCAGATCCAGAATCAAACGAGTTATTCGCTTCATTCCGCAACATCCAACTCGAATTACAACAAAAACAGATGCAAGGTGAAGAAATTACACCAGACGATATGGCATCGGCACAAACAAAAATGCTTGAAGTACAAAACAATCCATTGATCAGCCAGTTAATGCAAGAGGAGCAACGGATGCACACGATGCTGACGGAAGTCACACAAATCATCATGAAGCCGTTAGAAGAACTCTACGCACCAATGATGGAGCAACAAGACGACGTTCAATAA
- a CDS encoding aldo/keto reductase, with product MERIQLTEDLSFSRIIHGLWRLNEWEMTTEERLELIEACLALGITTFDHADIYGDYTNERLFGEALALKPELRDRMEIVTKTGIKMKGNHFSDQSLSFYDTTKDHIIKQVNRSLQELGVEYVDTLLIHRPDPLMDPNEIAEAFVELKDAGKVRTFGLSNHTPAQQSLIQSRLPFMLVTNQLELSVSELKHFEDGSVDLCHENEMPLMAWSPLAGGRLFKDEQYAPLREKLAEIAEKIGAEEIDEVAYAWLLKHPARIMPIVGSGKIERIESAVRSTKLSLTREQWFEILKASRGRDVD from the coding sequence ATGGAACGGATTCAGCTAACAGAAGATTTATCATTCTCACGAATCATTCATGGTTTATGGCGATTGAATGAATGGGAGATGACAACGGAAGAACGTCTCGAATTGATTGAAGCATGTCTCGCTTTAGGAATTACGACGTTTGATCACGCGGACATCTATGGTGACTATACGAATGAACGATTATTCGGAGAAGCGCTCGCTTTAAAACCGGAGCTTCGTGATCGGATGGAGATCGTTACGAAAACAGGCATCAAGATGAAGGGCAATCATTTCTCGGATCAGTCGTTATCGTTTTATGATACGACGAAAGACCATATCATCAAACAAGTGAACCGCTCACTGCAAGAACTTGGTGTCGAGTACGTCGATACATTATTGATTCATCGTCCCGATCCATTGATGGATCCAAACGAGATTGCAGAAGCATTCGTTGAATTGAAGGATGCGGGTAAGGTACGTACATTCGGTCTCTCAAACCATACACCTGCTCAACAAAGTCTGATTCAGTCACGCTTACCGTTCATGCTCGTGACGAACCAACTCGAGTTGTCAGTTTCAGAATTGAAACACTTCGAAGATGGATCGGTTGATCTGTGTCACGAAAATGAGATGCCGTTGATGGCATGGAGTCCACTTGCGGGCGGTCGTCTGTTCAAGGACGAGCAATATGCACCACTACGTGAGAAACTAGCTGAAATCGCAGAGAAGATTGGAGCAGAAGAAATCGATGAAGTGGCATATGCATGGTTGCTCAAACATCCAGCGCGTATCATGCCAATTGTTGGTTCTGGTAAGATCGAACGTATCGAATCTGCTGTGCGTTCGACGAAGCTGTCGTTGACGCGTGAGCAATGGTTTGAGATCTTGAAAGCATCACGAGGCCGTGACGTCGATTAA
- a CDS encoding ABC transporter ATP-binding protein gives MAEIRLEHIDKIYSGDAKAVDDFNLHIKDKEFIVFVGPSGCGKSTTLRMIAGLEEISGGDFIIDGKRMNDVAPKDRDIAMVFQNYALYPHMNVFDNMAFGLKLRKFPKDEIKQRVDNAARILGLEEYLERKPKALSGGQRQRVAIGRAIVRDAKVFLMDEPLSNLDAKLRVQMRKEIIQLHKRLETTTIYVTHDQTEAMTLATRIVIMKAGIIQQVGTPKEVYDHPDNMFVAGFIGSPSMNFLTGKLAEDGLFHVSGTEEKFEVPEGKMKVLRDRGYTNKDLVLGIRPEDIHAELIYQDTKTAHRFPAHIEVSELMGAESYLYSKVGQQAFTARVDSRSHVEMGSDLDLFFDMTKAHFFDSATEATIR, from the coding sequence ATGGCTGAAATTCGTCTTGAACATATCGATAAAATTTACTCAGGTGATGCAAAAGCGGTTGATGACTTCAACCTTCACATTAAAGATAAAGAATTCATCGTCTTCGTCGGACCATCAGGTTGCGGTAAATCAACGACGCTCCGGATGATCGCTGGTCTCGAAGAAATCTCAGGTGGAGACTTCATCATCGATGGTAAACGTATGAACGATGTAGCACCAAAAGATCGCGATATCGCGATGGTCTTCCAAAACTATGCGTTGTATCCACACATGAACGTCTTCGATAACATGGCATTCGGATTAAAGCTTCGGAAGTTCCCAAAAGATGAAATTAAGCAACGCGTTGATAACGCAGCTCGTATCCTTGGTCTTGAAGAATATCTTGAGCGGAAACCAAAAGCTCTTTCTGGTGGTCAGCGCCAACGGGTAGCCATCGGACGTGCCATCGTTCGTGATGCAAAAGTCTTCTTAATGGATGAGCCACTCTCGAACTTAGATGCTAAATTACGTGTCCAAATGCGTAAGGAAATCATTCAGTTACACAAACGTCTCGAGACGACGACGATTTATGTCACCCACGATCAGACAGAAGCGATGACGCTCGCGACACGAATCGTCATCATGAAAGCGGGTATCATTCAGCAAGTCGGTACGCCAAAAGAAGTCTATGATCACCCAGATAACATGTTTGTCGCTGGATTCATCGGTTCACCATCAATGAACTTCTTGACAGGTAAGCTTGCGGAAGACGGTCTCTTCCATGTTTCCGGAACAGAAGAGAAATTCGAAGTACCAGAAGGAAAAATGAAAGTTCTTCGCGATCGCGGTTACACAAACAAGGATCTCGTCCTTGGAATCCGCCCAGAAGACATCCATGCAGAATTAATTTATCAAGATACAAAAACAGCACATCGCTTCCCAGCGCATATCGAAGTGTCTGAATTGATGGGTGCAGAGTCTTATCTCTACTCAAAAGTCGGGCAACAAGCGTTCACGGCTCGTGTCGACTCACGTTCACACGTCGAGATGGGATCAGATCTTGATCTCTTCTTCGATATGACAAAAGCACACTTCTTCGACTCTGCAACGGAAGCAACGATCCGTTAA
- a CDS encoding DUF445 family protein has protein sequence MSDTFLLVLKLVGIVVIGALIGAITNHLAIRMLFRPLEPKYIGKFRMPFTPGLIPKRRDELAANLGRTVVKHLLTPEGIGKRLASPAVRGAVTRLVEQEVLKWTRSEETTEAWISRFINEPKQRIQGKISYHLEQEFSNLMGKWREQSIRELIGEAGEQKIEEVMPQLVTSVLEQAEEYFDGPEGRLQLEETVARFIQQRLGGGMFGMLLANVNVVDMIQPELKRVLQSESTSQFILALLRQEWQKGLDRPLSSYLTEETESRIRQTVKEQVMARLPIESMLATPLRVWLSPLESQLLEQHVPVVIDHLFERTTNQIGQILQTLDLETIVREEVDLLDTAYLEEIVLSISKREFRAITWLGGLLGGLIGLIQAGLYLV, from the coding sequence ATGTCAGATACATTTTTACTCGTGTTAAAGCTCGTTGGAATTGTCGTCATTGGTGCTCTTATTGGAGCAATCACGAACCACTTGGCGATTCGGATGTTGTTTCGACCGCTTGAACCGAAATATATCGGAAAATTTCGCATGCCGTTTACACCTGGTCTGATTCCGAAACGACGGGATGAACTGGCAGCAAACCTTGGACGGACAGTTGTCAAGCATCTGTTGACGCCAGAAGGGATCGGGAAGCGACTCGCATCGCCAGCTGTTCGAGGTGCCGTTACACGTCTCGTCGAACAAGAAGTTTTGAAATGGACACGTTCCGAAGAGACGACGGAAGCATGGATCAGTCGTTTCATTAATGAACCGAAACAACGGATTCAAGGGAAAATCAGTTACCATTTGGAGCAGGAGTTTTCAAACTTAATGGGGAAGTGGCGCGAGCAGTCCATACGCGAACTGATTGGAGAAGCTGGAGAACAAAAAATCGAAGAGGTCATGCCGCAACTCGTCACATCCGTATTGGAACAGGCAGAAGAATATTTTGACGGACCAGAAGGACGTTTGCAACTTGAGGAAACTGTTGCGCGTTTCATCCAACAGCGACTCGGTGGTGGGATGTTCGGGATGTTGCTCGCGAACGTTAACGTCGTCGATATGATTCAGCCAGAGCTGAAACGGGTACTTCAATCAGAGTCGACGTCTCAGTTCATCTTGGCATTATTACGTCAGGAATGGCAGAAGGGACTGGATCGTCCACTTTCGTCTTATCTGACGGAAGAGACAGAGTCGCGAATTCGACAGACTGTCAAGGAACAGGTTATGGCACGTTTACCGATTGAATCGATGCTTGCTACACCGTTACGTGTCTGGTTAAGTCCACTTGAGTCACAACTGCTCGAGCAACATGTCCCTGTCGTCATCGATCATCTATTCGAACGGACAACGAATCAAATCGGACAGATCCTTCAGACGCTCGATCTCGAAACAATCGTTCGAGAAGAAGTCGATTTGCTAGACACCGCCTATTTAGAGGAAATCGTCTTATCGATTTCTAAGCGAGAATTCCGGGCTATCACTTGGCTTGGAGGGTTGTTAGGTGGTTTAATTGGATTGATACAGGCGGGGCTTTATCTCGTCTAA
- the dinB gene encoding DNA polymerase IV: MERKIIHIDMDAFYASVEQRDRPRLKGVPVVVGGPPHARGVVATCSYEARKYGIHSAMPSRRAFQLCPRAVFIRPRFDVYRAVSAQIMELFREVTPLVEPLSLDEAYLDVTENYFDQKSATYIAQYVLQQIKERTGLTASAGVSNSKLVAKVASGYKKPDGMTVVPPEDVLSFLSPLKIGDLHGIGKVTEQALRKQGIETVSDVQQMPVEQLRALLGRDRGTELHAMAHGIDERPVRPERERKSIGSETTFEEDTEDIDTIFETLIRESKSVIASLQKKELVCRTITIKWKTDTFQSRSKRHTFSEETADEERLLEETTKLFNGIAFDGPIRLIGMTVSHLSTPPAARQLTWQDLDLRL; encoded by the coding sequence ATGGAACGAAAAATCATTCATATTGATATGGACGCCTTTTACGCTTCCGTCGAGCAACGCGATCGTCCTCGATTAAAAGGTGTTCCCGTCGTCGTTGGTGGACCGCCGCATGCTCGTGGTGTCGTAGCGACCTGTTCCTATGAAGCACGTAAATACGGTATCCATAGCGCAATGCCATCAAGACGTGCGTTCCAGCTTTGCCCCCGTGCCGTCTTCATTCGTCCCCGCTTTGACGTCTATCGTGCCGTCAGTGCGCAAATCATGGAACTTTTTCGAGAAGTGACACCACTCGTCGAACCGCTCTCGCTTGATGAGGCATACCTTGACGTCACGGAGAATTATTTTGATCAAAAAAGTGCGACCTATATCGCACAATATGTCTTACAACAAATTAAAGAACGGACAGGTTTAACTGCTTCTGCTGGTGTCTCCAACTCAAAGCTCGTCGCAAAGGTTGCTTCCGGTTATAAGAAACCGGACGGCATGACGGTCGTTCCACCAGAGGACGTCCTCAGTTTCTTATCCCCTTTGAAAATCGGAGATTTACACGGCATCGGAAAAGTAACGGAACAAGCGTTACGGAAACAAGGAATTGAGACTGTATCTGATGTCCAACAGATGCCGGTCGAACAATTAAGAGCATTGCTCGGACGCGATCGTGGAACCGAACTGCATGCGATGGCACATGGGATTGATGAACGCCCTGTCCGTCCGGAACGAGAACGAAAATCGATTGGTTCTGAGACGACTTTCGAAGAAGACACAGAAGATATCGATACGATATTTGAGACGTTGATTCGAGAATCAAAATCTGTCATTGCGAGCCTACAGAAAAAAGAACTCGTATGTCGGACGATCACAATCAAGTGGAAGACTGACACGTTTCAATCTCGCTCGAAACGGCATACCTTTTCAGAAGAAACAGCAGACGAAGAACGCTTGCTCGAAGAAACAACCAAACTATTCAACGGTATCGCCTTTGACGGTCCGATTCGCTTGATTGGTATGACCGTCAGTCACCTCTCTACTCCTCCAGCTGCGAGACAGCTGACATGGCAGGACTTGGACTTACGCTTGTAA
- a CDS encoding magnesium transporter CorA family protein, with amino-acid sequence MELEPQFNWSRYLDLADYEQTFPTTVVDQSEMDWVTQLRSKDMNFTRSEKGVLYGAVVTWQNPVDKSDRRSICFYVTKEKLITIGLSESIVTLVAPYSPAHPFAAFYTILALQLNTYFAGIDLFETELFSRQDELRGSINEDSLDSIFALRDTIENWSDLIVPFQELVMAGEESFLEEESYLKDLSLKLATKRVRRLLMLIEHYQKDIEVLLDLSTTVSNFRGNEIMKALTIFTAVATPTMALGAIWGMNFKIMPELEWKYGYAISLALIFLSTGGIFYWMRWRGWLGALVRMPKNSQPKK; translated from the coding sequence ATGGAACTGGAACCTCAATTTAATTGGTCCCGCTATCTTGATTTAGCTGACTATGAACAAACATTTCCGACAACTGTCGTCGACCAATCTGAAATGGATTGGGTCACACAGCTACGATCAAAAGATATGAACTTCACTCGTTCGGAAAAAGGAGTCCTTTACGGAGCTGTCGTCACATGGCAAAATCCTGTCGATAAAAGCGATCGTCGATCGATTTGTTTTTACGTGACAAAAGAAAAGTTGATTACGATCGGACTATCTGAATCGATCGTAACACTTGTCGCCCCCTACTCACCCGCGCATCCGTTCGCTGCCTTTTATACGATTCTTGCCTTACAGCTGAATACCTATTTTGCCGGTATTGATTTATTTGAGACGGAATTGTTTTCAAGACAAGACGAACTGCGTGGCAGCATCAATGAAGATTCGCTAGATAGTATCTTCGCGCTACGCGATACGATCGAGAACTGGTCCGATTTGATTGTTCCATTTCAAGAACTCGTCATGGCCGGAGAGGAATCGTTTCTTGAAGAAGAATCGTATCTAAAGGATCTCTCATTAAAGCTAGCTACGAAACGCGTTCGTCGCCTATTGATGCTCATTGAACACTATCAAAAAGACATTGAGGTCCTTCTCGACTTATCGACGACCGTCTCGAACTTCCGCGGAAACGAGATCATGAAGGCACTGACAATTTTTACTGCCGTCGCGACACCAACGATGGCTCTCGGTGCGATTTGGGGGATGAACTTTAAAATCATGCCAGAACTAGAATGGAAATATGGTTATGCCATATCTCTCGCTCTAATCTTTCTCTCGACCGGTGGCATCTTCTACTGGATGCGCTGGCGTGGATGGTTAGGCGCTCTTGTTCGTATGCCAAAAAACAGTCAACCTAAAAAATAG
- a CDS encoding YhzD family protein — protein sequence MQYTITVFSDRGETLLDDVFEAESDGQAREEGIRRLSASEYAHHAARVTLSGRLIHFERAYLPRIVPTSS from the coding sequence ATGCAGTATACGATTACAGTATTTTCAGATCGTGGGGAAACATTGCTCGATGACGTCTTCGAAGCAGAGTCGGATGGACAGGCACGGGAAGAAGGTATCCGTCGCCTAAGTGCGAGTGAGTATGCTCATCACGCAGCTCGTGTCACACTTTCCGGTCGTTTGATTCACTTCGAGCGGGCTTACCTGCCACGGATTGTTCCCACTTCATCTTGA
- a CDS encoding transporter substrate-binding domain-containing protein, translating into MKHGLKLAVAALSTAGVLAACGASNDNAGSDKESKVITVGTEATYPPFTYKEKGKLMGYDVDVMNEVAKRAGYKVDYKAMDFKGLIPALDSKRIDVIANQMGITPERQEKYAFSDAYTVSGSTIIVNNKTNDIKTLDDLKGKTVGSTQGSLYAKTAEEAGAKVKYYKGANQVLKDLEAGRVDAAMNDRLFVLTELKKAGYKVKAVGETFDKNESGFMMAKNSKYTKDFNKALAEMQEDGTLAKIGKKYFNEDISK; encoded by the coding sequence ATGAAACACGGTTTGAAATTAGCTGTAGCAGCATTATCGACAGCGGGGGTGCTTGCAGCATGCGGCGCTTCGAACGACAACGCAGGTTCTGATAAAGAGTCAAAAGTCATTACAGTCGGTACGGAAGCAACATACCCACCTTTCACGTATAAAGAAAAAGGAAAATTGATGGGTTATGATGTAGACGTCATGAACGAAGTCGCAAAACGGGCTGGCTATAAAGTCGACTACAAAGCGATGGACTTCAAAGGACTCATCCCAGCACTTGATTCAAAACGAATCGATGTCATCGCGAACCAAATGGGAATTACACCTGAGCGTCAAGAAAAGTATGCCTTCTCTGATGCGTATACAGTTTCGGGGTCAACGATCATCGTCAACAACAAAACAAACGATATTAAAACACTCGATGACTTAAAAGGTAAGACAGTCGGTTCGACACAAGGTTCACTTTACGCAAAAACGGCTGAAGAAGCAGGCGCTAAAGTAAAATACTACAAAGGTGCGAATCAAGTCTTAAAAGATCTTGAAGCAGGTCGTGTTGACGCAGCAATGAACGATCGTCTCTTCGTCTTGACTGAGCTGAAGAAAGCTGGCTACAAAGTTAAAGCAGTCGGTGAGACATTCGACAAGAACGAATCAGGTTTCATGATGGCGAAAAACAGCAAGTATACGAAAGACTTCAATAAAGCACTCGCTGAGATGCAAGAAGACGGCACTCTTGCAAAAATCGGTAAGAAGTACTTCAACGAGGATATCAGTAAGTGA
- a CDS encoding amino acid ABC transporter permease, with amino-acid sequence MSELLTIVRDNSDVYAKAIGTTLLASGLAIVFALILGLILAVMRDSRLAVFSGFARLYVSFFRGTPLLLQILILYNGLVTLQLTGFQALAFGLSLHFSAYISESFRAAISSVDRGQWEAADSLGIPRRKTFKDVILPQALSRAIPPLSNSVIDIIKSTSLGTIVAVEELTYVSDQISATTYLVMPLLLFSAAIYWIMSTLIQSVQHRLEARFSIPE; translated from the coding sequence GTGAGTGAATTACTGACGATCGTCCGAGATAACTCGGACGTCTACGCAAAGGCGATTGGCACGACCCTTCTAGCAAGTGGTCTCGCCATCGTCTTTGCGCTTATTCTTGGATTGATTCTTGCCGTCATGCGTGATAGCCGCCTTGCCGTCTTCAGCGGTTTTGCACGTTTATACGTCTCGTTCTTCCGCGGAACGCCACTCTTGTTGCAAATCTTGATTCTTTATAATGGTCTCGTCACGCTTCAATTGACTGGATTCCAAGCCCTTGCTTTCGGCTTATCGCTTCACTTTTCCGCATATATCTCGGAATCGTTCCGCGCTGCCATCTCATCTGTCGATCGCGGACAATGGGAAGCTGCTGATTCACTTGGAATTCCGCGTCGGAAGACATTCAAGGATGTCATCTTGCCGCAAGCACTATCTCGAGCGATTCCACCGCTCTCAAACTCGGTCATCGATATCATCAAGTCAACTTCACTCGGTACAATCGTTGCTGTTGAGGAATTGACGTACGTCTCTGACCAGATTTCAGCGACAACGTATCTCGTCATGCCATTGCTCTTGTTCTCGGCTGCGATTTACTGGATCATGTCGACACTCATTCAAAGTGTTCAACATCGCTTAGAAGCACGCTTCAGTATTCCAGAATAA
- a CDS encoding PucR family transcriptional regulator, protein MLRQLMTLFNDQLTTDPNLYCQEQYSVYRLADGLCFGIKTTAISDREQQLLDVFAERIITTSRSDTDTWRERLQSAHAPEEQPFRLVHFLFNPTDERTSEEIQQLLSSFFSQTSILIPFSTHRFTVVEREEFAIESELSDLFLALQSDFVLDGKVLLGQQRTAGDIAIQFQLEQAALVSVPSMQVERFLPAMTRLASLDDRYRATLIDRFILSLEPESRETILAFCRANLNVSLTAKHLFLHRNSLQYRLDRLTEQTEIDVRSFEGATFLYTLLLVA, encoded by the coding sequence GTGTTACGACAACTAATGACTTTATTCAATGACCAGCTTACGACCGATCCGAATCTATATTGCCAGGAACAGTATAGCGTATATCGCCTGGCAGATGGACTTTGTTTTGGAATCAAGACGACCGCTATCTCTGACCGTGAACAACAACTGCTTGATGTATTTGCTGAACGCATTATCACGACATCTCGGTCAGATACTGATACATGGCGAGAGCGTCTTCAATCTGCTCATGCGCCGGAAGAACAGCCCTTTCGGCTTGTCCATTTTTTATTCAATCCAACCGATGAACGAACAAGTGAAGAAATTCAACAACTACTCTCCTCTTTCTTTTCGCAGACGAGTATCCTGATTCCTTTTAGTACACACCGTTTTACGGTCGTCGAACGTGAAGAGTTCGCCATCGAGTCAGAACTATCCGATTTATTTTTAGCATTACAATCTGATTTTGTGCTCGACGGTAAGGTCTTGCTTGGTCAACAACGTACTGCAGGTGATATCGCCATTCAGTTTCAATTAGAGCAAGCAGCACTTGTATCCGTTCCTTCGATGCAAGTCGAGCGCTTTTTGCCTGCTATGACTCGTCTTGCAAGTCTTGATGATCGTTACCGCGCAACACTTATCGACCGGTTCATCCTTTCACTCGAGCCAGAGTCTCGTGAGACGATCCTCGCCTTTTGTCGCGCCAATTTGAATGTCTCCCTAACCGCAAAACATCTATTCCTACATCGTAATAGTCTTCAGTACCGACTCGATCGATTGACGGAACAGACCGAAATCGACGTCCGTTCATTTGAAGGGGCTACTTTTCTCTATACCTTGCTTCTTGTAGCATGA
- a CDS encoding sulfurtransferase: MFPTIQMADLQQLVRTDQIRWFDCRYDLQQPEYGRNAFLEQHVEGAQHLDLTTDLSGPIDQVGGRHPLPSKEAWQHTLEQHGVTPEDFVVLYDDGFPYAARAWWLFKWIGHERVVVLEGGFSSYLAFDLPVTNDVPTYESSQYTPRFQDDMLVSFEELKDQLTESVLVDSRAPDRYRGEIEPLDHVAGHIPGAVNCYFEQALSPNGRLRDAEDLKELYADILPVTAPILYCGSGVTACVNVIALHSLGKTDVRLYAGSYSDWVSRGEDVSRS; this comes from the coding sequence ATGTTTCCTACGATTCAAATGGCAGACCTTCAACAGCTCGTCCGAACGGATCAGATTCGCTGGTTTGACTGCCGCTATGACTTACAACAACCTGAATATGGCCGAAATGCTTTCTTAGAACAACACGTCGAAGGTGCCCAGCACTTGGATTTAACGACGGACCTATCTGGTCCAATCGATCAGGTCGGCGGTCGACATCCGCTTCCTTCAAAAGAAGCGTGGCAACACACTCTCGAACAGCACGGCGTAACTCCGGAAGACTTCGTCGTCTTGTATGACGACGGTTTTCCGTATGCAGCTCGTGCATGGTGGTTATTTAAATGGATCGGACATGAACGTGTTGTCGTCCTCGAGGGAGGGTTCTCCTCTTACCTAGCGTTCGATCTTCCGGTCACGAATGACGTTCCTACTTATGAATCCTCTCAGTACACGCCCCGTTTCCAAGACGATATGCTTGTCTCGTTCGAAGAGCTGAAGGATCAGCTGACAGAGAGCGTGCTCGTCGATTCCCGGGCGCCCGATCGTTATCGGGGAGAGATTGAACCTCTCGACCACGTCGCTGGACATATTCCTGGTGCCGTGAACTGTTACTTTGAACAAGCACTATCACCAAATGGTCGCTTGCGGGATGCAGAAGATTTAAAAGAATTATACGCCGATATCTTACCAGTCACAGCACCCATCCTCTACTGCGGAAGCGGTGTGACAGCCTGTGTCAATGTCATCGCTCTTCATTCGCTCGGAAAAACCGATGTCCGGCTTTACGCCGGCTCTTATAGTGATTGGGTGAGTCGTGGTGAGGACGTCTCCCGTTCGTAA